Within Homo sapiens chromosome 2, GRCh38.p14 Primary Assembly, the genomic segment GTCCCCTGCTCTTTGCCAGTCTGCCCGCTCTGGGGTGGAACCACTGGACCCCTGGTGCCAACTGCAGCTCCCAGGCTATCTTCCCAGCCCCCTACCTGTACCTCGAAGTCTATGGGCTCCTGCTGCCCGCCGTGGGTGCTGCTGCCTTCCTCTCTGTCCGCGTGCTGGCCACTGCCCACCGCCAGCTGCAGGACATCTGCCGGCTGGAGCGGGCAGTGTGCCGCGATGAGCCCTCCGCCCTGGCCCGGGCCCTTACCTGGAGGCAGGCAAGGGCACAGGCTGGAGCCATGCTGCTCTTCGGGCTGTGCTGGGGGCCCTACGTGGCCACACTGCTCCTCTCAGTCCTGGCCTATGAGCAGCGCCCGCCACTGGGGCCTGGGACACTGTTGTCCCTCCTCTCCCTAGGAAGTGCCAGTGCAGCGGCAGTGCCCGTAGCCATGGGGCTGGGCGATCAGCGCTACACAGCCCCCTGGAGGGCAGCCGCCCAAAGGTGCCTGCAGGGGCTGTGGGGAAGAGCCTCCCGGGACAGTCCCGGCCCCAGCATTGCCTACCACCCAAGCAGCCAAAGCAGTGTCGACCTGGACTTGAACTAAAGGAAGGGCCTCTGCTGACTCCTACCAGAGCATCCGTCCAGCTCAGCCATCCAGCCTGTCTCTACCGGGCCCCACTTCTCTGGATCAGAGACCCTGCCTCTGTTTGACCCCGCACTGACTGAATAAAGCTCCTCTGGCCGTTTATGATTATCTCATTCCATATCTCAGGGCGAGGCAGGAGGAAATGGCTCAACACACCAacaatagaaagaacctacagaCATACGCGTGGATTAAGGCAGAGTCCGACTCCAGGCAGGCAAGAAGTGTCGTGCGCACAGACCACCCCTGGAGATGGGGAGCTGGCACATCTCAACATCCAGCCGATTCTGCGGGACAGCCTTGCCCTGACGGGGCCCTCGCTAGCTCCTCCTAGGGTCCAGCCATCACAAAATCCACACAGACTCTGTCTCTgggaagtatattttatttacatttttaaaatctttaactagtatctcttcctcctttccaccCCCAGAGACTTGGGAAGGGAAAGAACGGGAACCTCAAACACCTACTCcccacatacaaatacacacccCATGGCTCACACCAGCAAATGAAAGTGAAAGAGAAACAGGTCCACCCCTCCCTCTGAAGGGCCCACCAGGTCTGGACAAGGGTGGGAGGGCCCTGGGCTGGGTctctaaagagaagaaaaggagaggggagCAAGTCAGTTGAAGAGGCTGGAAAGTCATCCAGGGCCccaccctcctcttccctctgtgCCCTACTGCCTCTGCTGGCAGACAGGGGCAGGGGTCCCTTCGTCCCCTCAACACCAGACACACAGGCAGGGGCTGCAGCCATTAACGGTCAGGCCTTTGGACACAAAATACTTTCGCTTTGTGGTCTCCTGACGTGGTCACCACCAGGGAGGCATCTCTGTAAACAGAAAGCATGTGATTGCAGAGACTGGGGGACCCAAGCCCACCACCTAGGGGCCCTAGGGTGGGCTCCTCCAGCACACCCTCAGTTCTAGGGCCCTAGTGCCTAGCACTGGGCCGACATCTCTGCAGCCAGCATGGAGGGGATTAGAGGAAGCCCCCAGCACGGGAGAAGCAGAGCTGACTCCGATGGGGAAAATCAGTCTCAGCCTCTCCCTCATGACTGAGACGTGGGGCCCCGGAGGGTCACTGTCAGCCACTGGAATGGGGGCTGGGCTGTGAACCCTCAGGCTTCTCTGCATTCCTGCCTTAGGAATCCCTTCCcacaccccaaggatcctgtgTCCCCTACATACTACTGCCACCTTCCAAATACACAAAGATCCCAGCCCTTGGCCAATTCACTTACTTGCTGAGGGCAAAGTCCAGGATCTCAGCCGTGTGGCCCCGGTAGTCAGTAAGCAGGCGGCCGGTCCGGGCGTCCCAGAGGCGCACGATGCCATCCAGGCTGCAGGTATATACCACGGCAGTGCCTGcctcccacagcagctgcacgATGCCCGACTGCCCCGAGGAATGACAGAGGCAGGGCGGAGGTTGGCAGGAGAGCTGAGAGCCATCTGCTCCCAATTCTCAAAGAGGGACAGCCACACACAAGGGCCAGGCAGGAGCCAGATCTGGGGTAGATGCTCCTGGAGGCCTGGGCTTCCCCACCACTATGGACACAGCCCACAGGGACCCCAGCTCCAGCTGCCCATACCTGGTGCTGACACTGATGCCTAAGAGTCTGCGTAGCCAGGTCATAGATGGCCAAGGTCCCATCCAGGTAGCCAACAGCTGCCAGGGGCATCCTGGCCAGAGGAGCGTACCATGAAGACTCATGAGGGCCTGGACTCACACGCCCTGCCGTCCTCCCGGgcccccagcccaggcccctcccacaaaCCCCTTTCCCCATCCTCACTCACACACTGCAGAAGCCCAAGGACTCCACCGAGTTGGACTcactctcctccccttctcccaggctgggctgggaggccACAGTCTCAGGTCTAAAAACACCCACCACCTGAAAGCCAGAGAGGATCAGAGGAGGACACGGAATCCGGGTGCTTGATGGAGAGAAAGACGGTGGGGAGAGGAGACAGTGAAGacccaggaaggaaggagaggagtcGGGAAAGCGGAGGCCCCAGCCGGGCTCCAGGTCCACTCACCTTGCCGGTGGTGGCACTGACCAGCTTGGCCTGGCAGTCCACAGAGCCAGTTAGGATCAAGCTGCCATCCTGGTTGGCAGCAACACAGGTGAGTGGGCCCTGGTGACCCTCAGTCCCTAGCATAGAGCAGGGAGGCAGCTCAGGCTTCGTCCTACCTCCCCTCTGAGTCCTGCCCCAGGTTCTCAGCCCCTCCCTACAAAGGCCCAGGCTAACACTTCCCCCACCTCTGATACCTTTCAGTACATGGATAGGGCTTCCCTGCTTCAGGTCCCAAATCCTGATGGTCCCATCTTCATAGCCTACCACAGCTCTCTTCCCTGAAGAGAGGCACAGATGAAGAGAGGGCAGAGGGCACGCTCACATACACTAAGCAAgggaatggggagagggagaggaaagaagagtgGAAGGGCCCAGACACTGCCCCAGGAATCACAGGTGAGTTCAGAGCAGGAAGGAGGCGCTGTGAACTTTGGGGCCCAGGAGGTCAGCACTGCAAACAGCAGGCCTCAGATTTTGCCGGCTGTGACCCAGAAGGCTGCTCTGGGAGGTGTATATCCCGGGATTCGGCCTCTGCACCCAGGAAAGGTCACTCAAGGGAGGTGCTCTCACCATCAGGGAGGACTCGGCCACAGGTGGCTGGGC encodes:
- the AAMP gene encoding angio-associated migratory cell protein isoform 2 (isoform 2 is encoded by transcript variant 2), which codes for MESESESGAAADTPPLETLSFHGDEEIIEVVELDPGPPDPDDLAQEMEDVDFEEEEEEEGNEEGWVLEPQEGVVGSMEGPDDSEVTFALHSASVFCVSLDPKTNTLAVTGGEDDKAFVWRLSDGELLFECAGHKDSVTCAGFSHDSTLVATGDMSGLLKVWQVDTKEEVWSFEAGDLEWMEWHPRAPVLLAGTADGNTWMWKVPNGDCKTFQGPNCPATCGRVLPDGKRAVVGYEDGTIRIWDLKQGSPIHVLKGTEGHQGPLTCVAANQDGSLILTGSVDCQAKLVSATTGKVVGVFRPETVASQPSLGEGEESESNSVESLGFCSVMPLAAVGYLDGTLAIYDLATQTLRHQCQHQSGIVQLLWEAGTAVVYTCSLDGIVRLWDARTGRLLTDYRGHTAEILDFALSKDASLVVTTSGDHKAKVFCVQRPDR
- the GPBAR1 gene encoding G-protein coupled bile acid receptor 1, which translates into the protein MTPNSTGEVPSPIPKGALGLSLALASLIITANLLLALGIAWDRRLRSPPAGCFFLSLLLAGLLTGLALPTLPGLWNQSRRGYWSCLLVYLAPNFSFLSLLANLLLVHGERYMAVLRPLQPPGSIRLALLLTWAGPLLFASLPALGWNHWTPGANCSSQAIFPAPYLYLEVYGLLLPAVGAAAFLSVRVLATAHRQLQDICRLERAVCRDEPSALARALTWRQARAQAGAMLLFGLCWGPYVATLLLSVLAYEQRPPLGPGTLLSLLSLGSASAAAVPVAMGLGDQRYTAPWRAAAQRCLQGLWGRASRDSPGPSIAYHPSSQSSVDLDLN
- the AAMP gene encoding angio-associated migratory cell protein isoform 1 (isoform 1 is encoded by transcript variant 1), producing the protein MESESESGAAADTPPLETLSFHGDEEIIEVVELDPGPPDPADDLAQEMEDVDFEEEEEEEGNEEGWVLEPQEGVVGSMEGPDDSEVTFALHSASVFCVSLDPKTNTLAVTGGEDDKAFVWRLSDGELLFECAGHKDSVTCAGFSHDSTLVATGDMSGLLKVWQVDTKEEVWSFEAGDLEWMEWHPRAPVLLAGTADGNTWMWKVPNGDCKTFQGPNCPATCGRVLPDGKRAVVGYEDGTIRIWDLKQGSPIHVLKGTEGHQGPLTCVAANQDGSLILTGSVDCQAKLVSATTGKVVGVFRPETVASQPSLGEGEESESNSVESLGFCSVMPLAAVGYLDGTLAIYDLATQTLRHQCQHQSGIVQLLWEAGTAVVYTCSLDGIVRLWDARTGRLLTDYRGHTAEILDFALSKDASLVVTTSGDHKAKVFCVQRPDR